The proteins below are encoded in one region of Alistipes indistinctus YIT 12060:
- a CDS encoding energy transducer TonB family protein, translated as MNPDPRPTSTQAAFSGQQQPAAPRDPRRGRIVLPFDPQPVDLGTWTYEHKVGLCVMIIAYLVLGIIFVTTKLVVGGAPPDQHTIYLDMVPPPPEQKQELTPEERRQMEADLSNAHNAISNEDARNEASRQNERTSGAGSGGSQGSSNGSPIPDNIADEADAVAARMRASREAYERGLREEQAMIDAHNAGKRSKDNQGKKQEDVRVTGNVLISFSLAGRTFTYMHVPAYQCEGSGQVVVSISVNRNGKVTSASVRSSTSGEECLSERALEAARLSRFNVDASAPASQSGTITYLFQRQ; from the coding sequence ATGAATCCAGATCCCCGTCCAACCTCCACTCAGGCAGCTTTCTCCGGACAGCAACAGCCCGCCGCGCCCCGCGATCCGAGGCGGGGCCGGATCGTTTTGCCGTTCGATCCGCAGCCGGTCGACCTGGGCACATGGACCTACGAACACAAGGTGGGACTCTGTGTGATGATCATCGCTTATCTGGTGCTCGGCATCATTTTCGTCACGACCAAACTGGTCGTAGGAGGCGCTCCGCCCGACCAACATACGATCTACCTGGACATGGTTCCCCCGCCTCCCGAGCAAAAACAGGAGCTGACACCCGAAGAGCGCCGGCAAATGGAGGCCGACCTGAGCAATGCGCATAACGCCATTTCCAACGAAGACGCCCGCAACGAAGCCTCCCGCCAGAACGAACGCACCAGCGGGGCCGGTTCGGGCGGCTCGCAGGGCAGTTCGAACGGCAGCCCGATCCCGGACAATATCGCCGACGAGGCCGACGCCGTGGCGGCGCGCATGCGCGCCTCGCGCGAAGCCTACGAACGCGGCCTGCGCGAAGAACAGGCGATGATCGACGCGCACAACGCCGGCAAGCGGAGCAAGGACAACCAGGGCAAAAAACAGGAGGATGTCCGCGTCACAGGTAACGTCTTGATCTCTTTTTCGCTGGCCGGGCGTACGTTTACCTACATGCACGTCCCCGCTTACCAGTGCGAGGGAAGCGGCCAGGTGGTCGTTTCCATCAGCGTCAACCGCAACGGCAAGGTCACCTCGGCCAGCGTGCGGAGCTCCACTTCCGGCGAGGAATGCCTCTCGGAACGTGCACTGGAAGCCGCACGCCTGTCGCGCTTCAATGTCGACGCGTCAGCTCCCGCGAGCCAGTCCGGCACGATCACCTACCTGTTCCAGCGGCAGTAA
- a CDS encoding bifunctional UDP-3-O-[3-hydroxymyristoyl] N-acetylglucosamine deacetylase/3-hydroxyacyl-ACP dehydratase, with translation MSQKQQTLNGPLSFQGKGLHTGLNVQMTFLPAEAGSGIRFRRTDLEGAPEVEALADYVVDTSRGTTIERKGVRVSTIEHVMAALWSCGVDNAVVEVDAPETPIMDGSAREYAEAIASVGLQEQDADRVYYDINEKTVFSIEDKGVEIAAYPDDKFTVNVNIDFNSKILGNQYARLDNIENFSSGIAPCRTFVFLHEIEQLLQHNLIKGGDLDNAIVIVERDITPEELERLSKLCNKADIKVTKGYLNNLKLRFPNECARHKLLDVLGDLALIGVRIRGSIVANKPGHFANTEFAKLVRKNIKRDSVRPSYRYNPNTEPEYDINQIRSMLPHRPPFLLVDKVMHVDSEHVIGIKNVTMNEPFFVGHFPQEPVMPGVLIIEAMAQCGGILALHDIPDPENYSTYFMKIDGVKFRGKVVPGDTLQFELRLVEPIRRGIVLMEAKAFVGDQLKTEALMMAQVARNKA, from the coding sequence ATGTCGCAGAAACAACAGACATTGAACGGCCCCCTCTCTTTTCAGGGAAAAGGGCTACATACCGGGCTTAATGTACAGATGACTTTCCTGCCTGCCGAGGCGGGTAGCGGGATCCGGTTCCGCCGGACGGATTTGGAAGGGGCTCCCGAAGTGGAGGCCCTGGCCGATTACGTGGTCGACACCTCGAGGGGGACGACCATTGAGCGCAAAGGCGTGCGCGTGAGCACGATCGAGCATGTGATGGCCGCGCTGTGGTCGTGCGGCGTGGATAATGCGGTGGTAGAGGTCGATGCGCCCGAAACGCCGATTATGGACGGTTCGGCCCGCGAATATGCCGAGGCGATCGCCTCCGTAGGGCTTCAGGAGCAGGATGCCGACCGGGTGTACTACGACATCAACGAAAAGACGGTCTTTTCGATCGAGGACAAAGGGGTCGAAATCGCGGCCTATCCCGACGACAAGTTCACGGTCAATGTCAACATAGATTTCAATTCGAAAATTTTGGGCAACCAGTATGCCCGGCTCGACAACATCGAGAATTTTTCCTCGGGAATCGCCCCGTGCCGGACGTTCGTTTTCCTGCACGAGATCGAGCAGCTGTTGCAGCACAACCTGATCAAAGGCGGCGACCTGGACAATGCGATCGTGATCGTCGAGCGCGACATCACGCCCGAAGAGCTCGAACGCCTTTCGAAGCTCTGCAACAAGGCCGATATCAAGGTTACCAAAGGATACCTCAACAACCTCAAGCTGCGCTTCCCGAACGAATGCGCGCGCCACAAACTGCTCGACGTACTGGGCGATCTGGCGCTGATCGGGGTGCGTATCCGGGGCAGCATCGTGGCCAACAAACCGGGTCACTTCGCCAATACCGAGTTCGCGAAGCTGGTGCGCAAGAACATCAAGCGTGATTCGGTGCGGCCTTCCTACCGGTACAATCCCAATACGGAACCCGAATACGATATCAACCAGATCCGGTCGATGCTGCCGCACCGCCCTCCGTTCCTGTTGGTCGACAAAGTGATGCATGTCGATTCGGAACATGTGATCGGCATCAAGAACGTGACGATGAACGAACCGTTCTTCGTGGGACACTTTCCGCAGGAGCCGGTGATGCCGGGCGTGCTGATCATCGAAGCGATGGCCCAGTGCGGGGGAATCCTGGCGCTGCACGATATTCCCGATCCGGAGAACTATTCGACCTATTTCATGAAGATTGACGGCGTGAAGTTCCGCGGCAAGGTGGTTCCGGGCGACACGCTGCAGTTCGAACTGAGGCTGGTGGAACCGATCCGGCGCGGTATCGTGCTGATGGAAGCCAAGGCGTTCGTCGGCGACCAGCTCAAAACCGAGGCGCTGATGATGGCGCAGGTGGCCCGCAATAAAGCATAA
- the lpxA gene encoding acyl-ACP--UDP-N-acetylglucosamine O-acyltransferase: protein MISKLAYVSGKAQLGANVTVEPFAYIADDVIVGDGCWIGPGAVLMDGARLGRNCQVHTAAVVAGIPQDLKFKGEYTTAEVGDNTMIRESVTISRGTAAKGKTVVGSNVLLMAYVHVGHDCVVGDRCILANRVSLGGEVEIDDWAILGGHCAVHQFSRIGAHVMVSGGSLISKDIPPFVTAAHNPLSFVGINSIGLRRRDFTNEQIEQIQEMCRILFQSGYSYTKGCELVEREMPQGPERDMMLSFIRNSKRGIIKPYNPRKKNEDIG, encoded by the coding sequence ATGATTAGCAAATTGGCTTACGTTTCCGGCAAGGCTCAGCTCGGAGCGAACGTTACCGTAGAACCTTTCGCCTATATTGCCGACGACGTAATCGTAGGCGACGGTTGCTGGATCGGCCCCGGGGCCGTATTGATGGACGGAGCCCGGTTGGGCAGGAACTGTCAGGTGCATACTGCCGCCGTGGTGGCCGGCATCCCGCAGGACCTCAAGTTCAAAGGCGAATATACGACAGCCGAAGTAGGGGACAATACGATGATCCGCGAGAGTGTGACGATCAGCCGGGGAACGGCGGCTAAAGGAAAGACCGTGGTAGGCAGCAATGTGTTGCTGATGGCTTATGTGCATGTGGGACACGATTGTGTGGTGGGCGACCGCTGCATCCTCGCCAATCGCGTATCGCTGGGCGGTGAGGTCGAGATCGACGACTGGGCGATTCTGGGCGGCCATTGCGCCGTGCACCAATTCTCGCGTATCGGCGCGCACGTGATGGTGAGCGGAGGCTCGCTCATCAGCAAGGATATCCCCCCGTTCGTGACGGCGGCGCACAATCCGCTTTCGTTCGTGGGCATCAATTCGATCGGCCTGCGCCGGCGCGACTTTACCAACGAGCAGATCGAGCAGATCCAGGAGATGTGCCGCATCTTGTTCCAATCGGGGTACTCCTACACGAAAGGGTGCGAGTTGGTCGAGAGAGAGATGCCGCAGGGTCCTGAGCGGGATATGATGCTGAGTTTTATCCGTAATTCGAAGCGCGGCATCATCAAACCGTACAATCCGCGCAAAAAAAACGAGGATATCGGCTAA
- a CDS encoding acyltransferase family protein, producing MSPAAKTYYPYLDKLRVFLTCLVIFHHTAIAFGASGGWYYKSPDLWSGWSERLMSLVMGIDQSYFMALFFFISAWLMPASYERKGAMAFVRDRLVRLGVPLLVFILVLNPALVGIIRFYKGVPVDWVQVFLHNHYPGPMWFVLTLLVFELLYVVYRSCRKTVPKISAATKLPSVRTVVAFIVVMGLVAFAIRLVCPAGKSWFGLQFGYFPLYVGMFCAGIVAWRDGWLERMQVRNALGWFGLAWVAIVAFVAFYFVNRSSGDSDSGGWNRMAFAYAMWEPILCVGFSYFLLAAFKRWGNEADRFFRALAADSYMTYVLHPFFVVGATFLAQCRGMGPWVGAAFVCVAAIVTGFGAAHLIRRIPAVRRWGW from the coding sequence ATGTCCCCTGCTGCGAAAACCTACTACCCCTATCTGGATAAATTGCGGGTCTTTTTGACCTGTCTGGTTATCTTTCATCATACAGCTATTGCGTTCGGGGCTTCCGGCGGCTGGTACTATAAATCGCCCGACCTTTGGAGCGGCTGGAGCGAGAGACTGATGTCGCTGGTCATGGGGATCGATCAGTCCTATTTTATGGCCCTCTTTTTCTTTATTTCCGCCTGGTTGATGCCCGCATCGTACGAGCGGAAAGGAGCGATGGCATTTGTCAGGGACCGGCTGGTGCGGCTGGGTGTTCCTCTGCTGGTTTTTATCCTGGTGCTGAATCCTGCGTTGGTCGGTATCATTCGGTTCTATAAGGGAGTGCCGGTGGATTGGGTGCAGGTGTTCTTGCACAACCATTACCCGGGCCCGATGTGGTTCGTGCTGACGTTACTCGTTTTCGAATTGTTGTATGTCGTGTACCGCTCCTGTCGCAAAACCGTTCCGAAGATCTCCGCTGCAACTAAGTTGCCGTCCGTCCGGACGGTCGTCGCATTTATTGTGGTGATGGGATTGGTTGCGTTTGCTATCCGGTTGGTATGTCCGGCCGGGAAGAGCTGGTTCGGGTTGCAATTCGGATATTTCCCGTTGTATGTGGGCATGTTTTGTGCCGGTATCGTTGCCTGGCGCGACGGGTGGCTCGAACGGATGCAGGTGCGCAACGCCCTGGGTTGGTTCGGGCTGGCATGGGTCGCCATTGTCGCGTTTGTGGCGTTTTATTTCGTGAACCGTTCGTCCGGAGATTCCGATTCGGGAGGTTGGAACCGGATGGCTTTTGCTTATGCCATGTGGGAGCCGATTCTGTGTGTCGGGTTTTCGTATTTTCTGCTGGCAGCATTCAAACGCTGGGGGAATGAGGCCGACCGGTTCTTCCGGGCTTTGGCCGCCGATAGTTACATGACTTATGTGTTGCATCCGTTTTTCGTCGTGGGAGCCACATTCCTGGCCCAGTGCCGGGGAATGGGGCCGTGGGTAGGAGCGGCATTCGTCTGTGTCGCTGCGATCGTTACCGGATTCGGTGCCGCCCATCTGATCCGGCGGATTCCGGCCGTGCGGCGGTGGGGGTGGTGA
- the rimP gene encoding ribosome assembly cofactor RimP: MIDAVRIREIAEAQMDGTDLFVVDVRVAPGNGIEVVVDSDTQVGIDRCVALSRAIEASLDREQEDFELTVTSAGIGQPLRMLRQYRKLIGREVEVVLKEGGKLVATLTDATGEAITVEYQEKAVVEGKKRKELVTRRRELPLAEVKSTCEHLSFK, translated from the coding sequence ATGATTGACGCTGTACGGATACGCGAAATCGCCGAGGCGCAGATGGACGGTACCGACCTCTTTGTGGTCGACGTACGCGTTGCGCCGGGGAACGGGATCGAAGTGGTCGTCGACAGCGATACGCAGGTGGGCATCGACCGTTGCGTCGCGCTGAGCCGGGCGATCGAGGCGTCGCTCGACCGCGAGCAGGAGGATTTCGAACTGACGGTCACTTCGGCCGGAATCGGGCAGCCGCTGAGAATGCTGCGCCAGTACCGCAAACTGATCGGCCGCGAGGTCGAAGTGGTGCTCAAGGAGGGCGGTAAGCTGGTGGCCACCCTGACCGATGCGACCGGTGAGGCGATTACGGTGGAGTACCAGGAGAAGGCGGTTGTCGAGGGTAAAAAGCGCAAGGAGCTCGTTACCCGCCGGCGCGAGTTGCCGCTCGCCGAGGTCAAATCGACCTGCGAACATCTTAGCTTTAAGTGA
- the nusA gene encoding transcription termination factor NusA, with the protein MDNLNLISTFAEFKELKNIDKSTMIGVLEDVFRHLLIKTYETDENFDVIINPEKGDLEIWRNRTIVEDGEVENPNQQISLTDARKIDPTYEVGEEVADEIKLADFGRRSVLSLRQNLASRIMELEKANLYEKYKDKVGEIITGEVYQVWKKEVLILDDEDNELVMPKAEQIPSDFFRKGDTIKAIVARVEMRNNSPLIVLSRTAPEFLERLFEMEVPEIYDGLITIKKIVRIPGERAKVAVESYDDRIDPVGACVGMKGSRIYSIVKELRNENIDVVNYTSNSQLMIQRALNPAKVSSIQLNEETKTAAVYLKPSEVSLAIGKGGLNIRLASMLTGYDLDVYREVEEEDVALDDFSDEIDQWIIDQLKSIGCDTAKSVLELSVEELAKRTDLEVETVDEVMRILKSEFE; encoded by the coding sequence ATGGACAACCTCAATCTGATAAGCACTTTTGCGGAGTTCAAAGAGCTTAAGAATATCGACAAGAGCACGATGATCGGTGTGTTGGAGGACGTGTTCCGCCACTTGTTGATCAAGACCTATGAGACCGACGAGAATTTCGACGTGATCATCAACCCCGAGAAAGGCGACCTCGAAATCTGGCGGAACCGCACGATCGTCGAGGACGGCGAGGTGGAGAATCCCAACCAGCAGATTTCGCTGACCGACGCCCGCAAGATCGACCCGACCTACGAGGTGGGCGAGGAGGTTGCCGACGAGATCAAACTGGCCGACTTCGGCCGGCGTTCGGTACTGTCGCTGCGCCAGAACCTCGCTTCGCGCATCATGGAGCTGGAGAAGGCCAACCTGTACGAAAAGTACAAGGACAAGGTGGGCGAAATTATCACCGGCGAGGTTTATCAGGTGTGGAAAAAAGAGGTGTTGATCCTCGACGACGAGGACAACGAACTGGTGATGCCCAAGGCCGAGCAGATCCCGAGCGATTTCTTCCGCAAGGGAGATACGATCAAGGCGATCGTTGCCCGCGTCGAAATGCGCAACAACTCGCCGCTGATCGTGCTTTCGCGTACGGCGCCCGAATTCCTCGAAAGGCTGTTCGAAATGGAGGTTCCCGAGATTTACGACGGGCTGATTACGATCAAGAAGATCGTGCGCATTCCCGGCGAGCGCGCGAAGGTGGCCGTCGAATCGTACGACGACCGCATCGATCCGGTCGGCGCCTGCGTCGGCATGAAGGGCTCGCGTATCTATTCGATCGTCAAAGAGCTGCGTAACGAAAATATCGACGTAGTGAATTATACGTCGAATTCGCAGTTGATGATCCAGCGCGCGCTGAACCCGGCCAAGGTGTCGTCGATCCAGCTCAACGAGGAGACCAAAACGGCTGCCGTTTACCTCAAACCGAGCGAAGTGTCACTCGCCATCGGTAAGGGCGGCCTGAACATTCGCCTGGCCAGCATGCTGACCGGTTACGACCTCGATGTGTACCGCGAAGTCGAGGAAGAAGACGTGGCACTCGACGATTTCTCGGATGAGATCGATCAGTGGATCATCGACCAGCTCAAAAGCATCGGTTGCGATACGGCTAAAAGCGTGCTCGAACTTTCCGTCGAGGAGCTGGCCAAGCGTACCGACCTCGAGGTGGAGACCGTCGACGAGGTGATGCGTATCCTCAAATCCGAGTTCGAATAG
- the infB gene encoding translation initiation factor IF-2 has protein sequence MPNVRRLRLHQVARELKVGQTTIVEYLEKKGIKVENAPSTLIEPHVYEVLDKEFGANKAETVNIREKINQKLEAVSLGNRKDGAPAEDDADFKKEVIIKSGVISVKDEVAAMSTPKILGKIDLSGKKPAAAPAEAKKPELPSEKSVPAVAPAAEQKPAPAPAVKSEPVSQPAAAAPKAPAATSVAPSAAAPVSTAAPEATAAAPAAKAAPKAVAPAPASKPAAVAKPAAQPVPVVSTRTADAAAQTQTYDERVAADQTNLFRPNSEENRLSGPKVLGKIDVNLLEKKGDFGRREKRKRITKDKVDLNQKPAPGAPRTDGRSAAGGPGSGGGSGRGSFRDNNKKRGPKGAPKPAPVHTEVSEEEVQKQIKDTLARLTSKGSKFKTAKHRRDKRDAVSARIQEEQAREEREKSILKVTEFVTVSELASMMDVGVTDVITACMNLGLMVSINQRLDAEALVVVAEEFGYKIEFVTVDTQEAIDTEEDKPEDLVPRPPIVTVMGHVDHGKTSLLDNIRKTNVIAGEAGGITQHIGAYSVNVNGRRITFLDTPGHEAFTAMRARGAQVTDVAIIIVAADDSVMPQTVEAINHAAAAQVPMVFAINKIDKPGANTDKIREELSAMNYLVEDWGGKYQSQEISAKKGINLDKLLEKVLLEAEMLDLKANPNRMAQGVVIESTLDKGRGYVATVLVQNGTLRVGDVMLSGTYSGRVKAMFNERGTRITEAPPSTPVLVLGLNGAPQAGDTFNVMDDERSARDIANKREQLQRMQGLRTQKHITLDEIGRRIAIGNFKELNIIIKGDVDGSIEALADSLIKLSKEEVQVNVIHKAVGPISESDVLLAAASNAVIVGFQVRPSTSARRLAEKEEIEIRLYSIIYDAINDIKDAIEGMLAPVMKEEIVCSVEVLETFKITKVGTVAGCIVREGKITRNTPIRVIRDGIVVYTGKLGSLKRFKDDVKEVGPNLECGLNIDNYNDIKVGDIIEGYEQVEVARK, from the coding sequence ATGCCAAATGTACGAAGACTGAGACTCCATCAGGTTGCAAGAGAGTTGAAAGTAGGACAGACCACGATTGTCGAATATCTCGAGAAGAAGGGGATTAAGGTGGAAAACGCCCCCAGTACGCTGATCGAGCCGCACGTCTATGAGGTGCTCGACAAGGAGTTCGGCGCCAACAAGGCCGAGACGGTCAACATCCGCGAGAAGATCAATCAGAAGCTCGAGGCGGTATCCCTCGGCAATCGCAAGGACGGCGCTCCGGCCGAGGATGACGCCGACTTCAAGAAAGAGGTGATCATCAAGAGCGGTGTGATCAGCGTGAAGGACGAGGTGGCTGCGATGAGCACCCCGAAAATATTGGGCAAGATAGACCTGTCGGGCAAGAAACCCGCTGCAGCGCCTGCCGAAGCGAAGAAACCTGAGCTTCCTTCGGAGAAGAGCGTCCCGGCGGTTGCACCCGCCGCAGAGCAGAAACCCGCTCCGGCCCCGGCCGTCAAAAGCGAACCGGTTTCGCAGCCTGCCGCCGCGGCGCCTAAAGCCCCGGCGGCGACATCCGTTGCCCCTTCGGCCGCTGCGCCTGTGTCAACCGCCGCACCAGAGGCAACAGCCGCTGCGCCTGCCGCTAAAGCTGCGCCCAAGGCCGTTGCGCCTGCGCCCGCATCCAAACCGGCTGCAGTTGCAAAACCTGCGGCACAGCCCGTGCCCGTTGTTTCGACCCGTACGGCCGATGCTGCGGCGCAGACCCAAACGTATGACGAGCGTGTGGCTGCCGACCAGACGAACCTGTTTCGCCCCAATTCGGAGGAGAACCGCTTGTCGGGACCGAAGGTGCTCGGCAAGATCGACGTGAACCTGCTTGAGAAAAAGGGGGACTTCGGCCGCCGCGAGAAACGCAAGCGCATTACCAAGGATAAGGTCGACCTGAACCAGAAACCGGCTCCGGGCGCACCGCGTACCGACGGCCGTTCCGCAGCGGGTGGTCCCGGTTCGGGCGGAGGCTCCGGCCGCGGATCGTTCCGTGATAACAACAAGAAGAGGGGGCCGAAGGGTGCTCCGAAACCCGCTCCGGTGCACACCGAAGTGAGTGAGGAAGAGGTACAGAAGCAGATCAAGGATACACTGGCCCGCCTGACTTCCAAAGGATCCAAATTCAAGACGGCCAAGCACCGCCGCGACAAGCGCGATGCGGTATCGGCCCGTATACAGGAGGAACAGGCACGCGAAGAACGCGAAAAGAGTATCCTGAAGGTAACCGAGTTCGTTACCGTCAGCGAGCTCGCCTCGATGATGGATGTCGGCGTTACCGACGTCATTACGGCCTGCATGAACCTCGGCCTGATGGTGTCGATCAACCAGCGTCTCGATGCAGAAGCATTGGTGGTGGTGGCCGAAGAGTTCGGCTATAAGATCGAATTCGTCACCGTCGATACGCAGGAGGCTATCGACACCGAAGAGGATAAACCTGAAGACCTGGTACCGCGTCCGCCGATCGTGACCGTGATGGGCCACGTCGACCACGGTAAGACTTCGTTGTTGGACAATATCCGCAAAACCAACGTGATCGCCGGCGAAGCCGGAGGTATTACGCAGCACATCGGCGCTTACAGCGTGAATGTAAACGGCCGCCGTATCACTTTCCTCGACACTCCGGGCCATGAAGCGTTTACTGCCATGCGTGCCCGCGGTGCGCAGGTGACCGACGTGGCGATCATTATCGTCGCGGCCGATGACAGCGTGATGCCGCAGACGGTCGAGGCGATCAATCACGCCGCCGCCGCCCAGGTGCCGATGGTTTTTGCGATCAATAAAATCGACAAGCCGGGGGCCAATACCGATAAAATCCGCGAGGAGCTTTCGGCGATGAATTACCTGGTCGAGGATTGGGGCGGTAAATACCAGTCGCAGGAGATTTCGGCTAAAAAAGGTATCAACCTCGACAAATTGCTCGAGAAGGTGTTGTTGGAAGCTGAGATGCTCGACCTGAAGGCGAATCCGAACCGTATGGCTCAGGGCGTCGTGATCGAGTCAACGCTTGACAAGGGGCGCGGTTATGTGGCGACGGTATTGGTGCAGAACGGTACGCTCCGCGTGGGCGACGTGATGCTTTCGGGTACCTATTCGGGCCGTGTGAAGGCGATGTTCAACGAGCGCGGTACGCGCATCACCGAGGCGCCGCCTTCGACGCCGGTGCTGGTGCTGGGTCTCAACGGCGCCCCGCAGGCGGGCGATACGTTCAACGTGATGGACGACGAACGTTCGGCGCGCGATATCGCCAACAAGCGCGAGCAGTTGCAGCGCATGCAGGGGCTCCGCACACAGAAACACATTACGCTCGACGAGATCGGGCGCCGTATTGCAATCGGCAACTTCAAGGAGCTGAATATCATCATCAAGGGCGATGTGGACGGTTCGATCGAAGCGTTGGCCGACTCGCTGATCAAACTCTCGAAAGAGGAGGTGCAGGTCAATGTAATCCACAAGGCGGTCGGTCCGATTTCCGAATCGGACGTACTGCTGGCTGCGGCGTCGAACGCCGTGATCGTCGGCTTCCAGGTGCGTCCGTCCACTTCGGCGCGCCGCCTGGCTGAGAAGGAGGAGATCGAAATACGTCTCTATTCGATCATCTATGATGCGATTAACGATATCAAGGACGCGATCGAAGGCATGCTCGCGCCGGTGATGAAAGAGGAGATCGTCTGCTCGGTGGAGGTGCTCGAAACCTTCAAGATTACGAAGGTGGGCACTGTGGCGGGCTGTATCGTGCGCGAAGGCAAGATTACGCGCAATACCCCGATCCGCGTGATCCGCGACGGCATTGTAGTCTATACCGGCAAGCTAGGTTCGCTCAAACGTTTCAAGGACGATGTCAAGGAGGTCGGCCCGAACCTGGAGTGCGGTTTGAACATCGACAACTACAACGACATTAAGGTAGGAGATATCATCGAAGGTTACGAACAGGTCGAAGTGGCCCGCAAGTAG